The region TGCCAAGCTTATAAAAAAGGCATCCTTTTCAACCACGGAAAGGGTGCCTTACACTTTTGATCGAAATCCTTGCCTTGGACTTCGACTTGAAAAAGCCCATTCAATCCAAAAATAAACAAATCATGTCTTGCTGTAAATCCAATTTCTTTGTTTTATTGCTGTAATTCCAAAGCTTTTTCGTTCCTTGATTGCACATTTTTATAGTACTTCCTAAAAAGTGACGCTTCACACTCATTAAGGTCTGAACCCATCACTTTTCCATGGTTGCTCAATACATCGATAAGCCGTTCGTTTAAGTTACAATGAGCAAACTTAGATGAAAGCTCACGAAGTGAAGCCATCGTTTCAGGTAGGATTGGAGGCCTTCGTTCAGGAGCTCCTTTTCCGGCAATTTCATAAAACGTTTTAATTAATTCCGCTCGCTTCGCCCCACTTCCACTTGTACAAAGGTAGACTTGAATGGTTGCGCCGCCCCTAATGCGCCTTTGTGAGATGCCCGCGAATTTTTTACCATCAATACTTAGGTCATAGCTTCCCGGACAGTAGGAGCCAACAATTTCACCTGTTTCAAAATCGATTCCAAAAGGGGAAAGCATTTGTCTAAGCAAATAAACCATCGTTTCGTAGCCTTTTTCAATCGTTAGTCCGTGCTGTTTTTCATTTAAAATAAGAGAAAGATTAAAAATCCCTTCATCAAGCACGACGGCAAGCCCGCCTGAATTTCGAACAATCACTTGCCAGCCGTTCGATTTCAGAAAGTCAATCCCATCACGTAAAAAAGGAAGCCGCCCATCCTGAATGCCGAGTACAATCGTTTTCTCATGAATCCATTTTCTTGCAACAGACGGAGATTCGCCCTTTCCAACTGCTTCACAGAGCACGTCATCAACGGCAAAAGACGACAAAGCGTGGCCGCGAGGGGCATAGGTTGAGTTTTCGATGACTCGCCAAACGGGTTGAAAAAGAATCGTGTCTTCATTCATCGTTTATTTATCTCCTATTATGTTTTCAGGATGCTATGAAATATTATAGCATGTTTATTTTAAGAGATAGGAAGGTTTAAATTTGCACCTGCTTCTTGCTAGCCATGCTCTGAAGCAGGCTTTCTCGGTGCAGGGCATCAAGGTGTATTTCAATGTAGTCGCCGTGCTCTTTCGCAAATTTAAACCAGTCCGGCTTCCGACCTCCTAAGAAAGACGTGTCATCGTTTTTTTCTTAGTATTGATGTACAAAGAGGAGCAGGTTTCAGTACTCCCAAATATAACAAGTTCCTACTATAAAATACAATTCTTGACAATCCGAATGAGTGCCTTTGATGCCTCTGAAAGAAGGGAGGCAGATGGATAAGCTGCGACCATTTTAAAAAGAATCTGCGGTCTGCCTACGGAAAAGTAATTAATCTTAGGGTCTGCAATTGTTTTACAATAAGTGTCTAATACAAAGGATAGCCCCATGCCTACCGTAGACAAATTATATGCAGTAACAGCGCTGGTAGTTTCCCAAATCACATTGGGCTTGATTTTAGCTTCTGTAAATAAGCTATCAGCTGCTTGACGCATGCGTTGCCCTTTTTTTAGAAGTATGAATGGCTGTTCCCTCAATTCGAGTATATCTATCCATTTGTATGCTAGACCTGGAACATCTTTTGCCTTTTTACATATACCATTTGTTTTTGGGATCGTTACTACAACTTCCTCTTCACGTAATATCGTGTAATCAAATTCGTGGGTTTCAAAAGGATAATTGAGAATGGCAAAGTCTAACTCCCGATTATATAGAAATTCCTCTAAATAATCAGAAGTGTCTTCAATAATTTTTACCCTAATATTGGGATATTGCTTTATAAAATTAGGAAGAATTTCATGTAATAATAAGCTACCTCTAGTCTTCGTAATCCCAAAAGTCACTTCACCTCGATTAAGATCCTTAATTTTCCTTAATTCCATATGCAATTCATTATCGAGTGTGGTTATCTTTTGGGCATATTCCATATAAACCTTTCCAGTGGTAGTGAGATGCATGACACCATCTGTCTTATGGAAAAATTTGTCGCCAACTTGTTTTTCTAACTTCTTTATAAACATGCTCAACGAGGGTTGTGAAATGTAGAGAGCTTTAGCCGCTTTTGAAATGCTCCCTTGTTTAATTACCTCCAAAATATATCGATAATCCTTAATATCCATAGCTTCCTCCAATCCAACCGTTTATGCATTTAATTTAACATGCAAATACTATATTAAGAAAATGGTAAATATAATTATAAACTATATTTTTTATAAATTATATATATTATTTAAATATTTAATTCTGTGATATTCTTATTTAAGAAAAAAATTATACTATTTTAATATTTTTCAATTGGAAAGAAGGGGTTTAGGCAATGAAGAGTTGCAAAGTGTTTGTTCCCTATGGAGCATTAGGAATCGGGATTACAAAAGAGGCCTTTGACAGAGGGATTGAACTGAGACCAGATATCATTTGTTGTGACGCAGGCTCTACCGATTCGGGTCCCTACTTTCTAGGAACTGGAAAGGGAAAATACGCTAGGGAAGCAGTAAAGGAAGATCTAAGACTCATGATGATGGGCGGAAAAAAACTATCTATACCTATTGCAATTGGTACGGCTGGCACTTGTGGTGTGGATGGTAGCGTGGATGAACTGGAGGAAATTTGCCTTGAAATTTGTAGAGAAGAGAATCTCCATGTAAAAATCGCCAAAATTTACACTGAGCAAAAGGTTGAAGTATTGAAAAAAAAATTCAATGAGAATAAAATTATCCCTTTGGAAGCTGCACCAGAAATTACCGCCGAGGTATTTGGCCAATGTAGCCATATCGTTGCTCTTGCAGGAGCAGAGCCGTTTATTGCCGCGTTAGAAGCGGGGGTAGATGTTGTATTGTGCGGACGCGCTACAGATACAGCTATTATGGCTGCAATGCCATTGATGAAAGGGTGTAATACTGCGTTAGCTTGGCATGGAGCAAAGATAGCAGAATGTGGGCCGTTGTGCACAACGAATCCAACGGGAGGTGGTGTGTTCCTCACCTTTGATGAAGACAGCTTTACCATCGAACCGACCGGTGATGACAGCCAATGTACGATCTATTCTGTATCTGCCCATATGCTCTATGAAAATGCGGATCCCTACCGATTAAAGGAGCCATCGGGTACTTTGGACACAACAAGCTCAACTTATATCCAGGTCGATGATAGGAAAGTAAAGGTGACTGGTTCGAAGTTTGAACACGCTCAGAAGTACACCCTGAAACTTGAGGGTTCAGCTCCTGTAGGTTTTCAAACCATCAGTATGGTAGGTATCCAGGACAAACGAATAATGGAAAACCCCATGGTTTGGATTAATAATCTGAGTCATGATGTTTCCATGAAACTTGAAAAGTTAGGGTTACCCAAAGATGATTTCTCCTTCGCACTTAAGCCCTATGGCTGGAATGCGGTTTCTGAAGGGGCTGTTCGAGAAGGTTATACTCCAAATGAAATTGGAGTTCTCTTGGTTGTCAATGCAACGACACAGGAATTGGCGACGAAAGTTGCAAAAGTATTCAATCCGATGCTTCTTCATTTTCCTGTAGATTCAAATGAACAGCTGCCCACCTTCGCCTTTCCTTTTTCACCCGCAGAAATTGAGAGAGGGCAGGTTTATGAGTTTAAATTAAACCATGTTGTTGAGGTGGACGACCCATTGGAGCTCATTCAAATTGAATATGTCGATTCAAGAACTAAAGTATAAAAAATAGGAGATGAACCTCATGACGAAACTAGGGCAATTAGCCAAGTATGTGCGTTCTAAGAACGCCGGACCATTTTGGGTGACGATCGATATATTTTGTGAAACAGAAGAAACCTTCAGAAGACTGAAAAACTCAATTAATCTGAATAGAAGGTTAATTTCAAATATTTACCATGTAGTAGAGGAATCTGTGAAAATCTTTTATATTGAGAAATTACATGTCATAAAAATTTCTTTTCCGCGCTCCGTTCCACAAGGTCACAAGTTTGAAAAGGATATGCATTCCGGTCAGCAATACGTACAGTTGCTTGATGTTATCGTTTAATCTTATATGAAATTCCTTTTAGAGCACTAATCAAAAATGATTCTTCTCTGTGTTTTGTATACGCATGGTATAGAGGTTAGTAGATAAAATGCAAGGGGCTGGACTTCTAACCAGCCTATCATGCTCTCTACTCAATGTTGATACTTATTAAATCTACCTCTCTACAGTCAACAACGGGAGACCTATTTTACTTTACTACAAACGGGATTGTCGATATTCACCTAATTTTTCTAGGTTTTTTTTACAAAATATAAAATGATAATGAAAACTACTGAAATCGTTATCATTTACAACTTAAGGGGGAATATACATGCTCACTACGCTAGGTATTCTAATGGTAGTAACGTTTATCATTTTGATTATGACAAAACGAGTTTCAACTCTTGTTGCTTTAATAACAATCCCGATTATATATGCTCTTATTGGGGGATTTGGTTCTCAAATTAGTGAAATGATGATGGATGGAGTAACACAGGTAGCACCGACGGCAGTTATGTTAACGTTTGCAATTTTATATTTTGGAATTATGATAGATGCCGGACTTTTTGACCCATTAGTCTCCTTTATATTGAAAACCGTAAAAGGAGATCCTCTGAAAATTGTTATTGGTACAGCTATTTTAATTGCGTTTGTAGCATTAGACGGGGATGGAACCAGCCTAATTATGATTGTTGTTTCAGCAATGTTACCCTTATATCGCCAACTAAAAATGAATCCTCTTATTTTATCGGGACTAATTATATTAGGTATAGGTATTCTTAACTTGGTGCCTTGGGGTGGTCCGACTTCAAGAGCTGTAGCTGCCTTAAAAGTCGATATGAACCAAGTATTTTTACCCTTAATCCCTGTATTACTCGTTGGTCTACTATGGTTTTTCTTTACTGCCTATGTTCTTGGAAAAAAGGAACAAAAAAGATTAGGCACCATAGATCTTTCACAGCTTGATGTAATACAAAGTACCCCAGATGAACATGCTGTCGCATTAGAAAAATCTCTACTGAAGCGACCGCGATTGGTATGGGTGAATTTAATTGTGACTTCCATTCTTATGGTAGTACTTCTAACGGGGATGTTGCCGCTTCCTATTCTTTTTATGATAGCTACCACAATAGCCCTAATATTCAATTATCCGAGAATAAAAGATCAGAAAACGGTTATTTCTAATCATGCAAGTAATGTACTTATTGTTGTTTCATTGATTTTCGCTGCAGGAATTTTTACTGGAATTTTATCCGGCACTAAAATGGCAGACGCAATGGCGACAACTTTTGTATCTTTTGTTCCTGATTCCCTGGCGTCGTATCTAACTTTAGCCGTGGCTGTTTTAAGTGGCCCATTTACTTTCTTTTTATCAAATGATGCTTTTTACTTTGGGATTTTACCAGTTCTTGCGAAAACAGGGATTTCTTATGGAATTGATCCAGTGGAAATTGCTCGAGCCTCTTTACTAGGGCAACCCATTCATGTACTAAGTCCACTGCTGGGGGCTGTATATTTACTAACAGGTATGG is a window of Pueribacillus theae DNA encoding:
- a CDS encoding lipoate--protein ligase family protein, whose product is MNEDTILFQPVWRVIENSTYAPRGHALSSFAVDDVLCEAVGKGESPSVARKWIHEKTIVLGIQDGRLPFLRDGIDFLKSNGWQVIVRNSGGLAVVLDEGIFNLSLILNEKQHGLTIEKGYETMVYLLRQMLSPFGIDFETGEIVGSYCPGSYDLSIDGKKFAGISQRRIRGGATIQVYLCTSGSGAKRAELIKTFYEIAGKGAPERRPPILPETMASLRELSSKFAHCNLNERLIDVLSNHGKVMGSDLNECEASLFRKYYKNVQSRNEKALELQQ
- a CDS encoding LysR family transcriptional regulator, encoding MDIKDYRYILEVIKQGSISKAAKALYISQPSLSMFIKKLEKQVGDKFFHKTDGVMHLTTTGKVYMEYAQKITTLDNELHMELRKIKDLNRGEVTFGITKTRGSLLLHEILPNFIKQYPNIRVKIIEDTSDYLEEFLYNRELDFAILNYPFETHEFDYTILREEEVVVTIPKTNGICKKAKDVPGLAYKWIDILELREQPFILLKKGQRMRQAADSLFTEAKIKPNVIWETTSAVTAYNLSTVGMGLSFVLDTYCKTIADPKINYFSVGRPQILFKMVAAYPSASLLSEASKALIRIVKNCIL
- a CDS encoding acyclic terpene utilization AtuA family protein translates to MKSCKVFVPYGALGIGITKEAFDRGIELRPDIICCDAGSTDSGPYFLGTGKGKYAREAVKEDLRLMMMGGKKLSIPIAIGTAGTCGVDGSVDELEEICLEICREENLHVKIAKIYTEQKVEVLKKKFNENKIIPLEAAPEITAEVFGQCSHIVALAGAEPFIAALEAGVDVVLCGRATDTAIMAAMPLMKGCNTALAWHGAKIAECGPLCTTNPTGGGVFLTFDEDSFTIEPTGDDSQCTIYSVSAHMLYENADPYRLKEPSGTLDTTSSTYIQVDDRKVKVTGSKFEHAQKYTLKLEGSAPVGFQTISMVGIQDKRIMENPMVWINNLSHDVSMKLEKLGLPKDDFSFALKPYGWNAVSEGAVREGYTPNEIGVLLVVNATTQELATKVAKVFNPMLLHFPVDSNEQLPTFAFPFSPAEIERGQVYEFKLNHVVEVDDPLELIQIEYVDSRTKV
- a CDS encoding DUF4387 domain-containing protein; its protein translation is MTKLGQLAKYVRSKNAGPFWVTIDIFCETEETFRRLKNSINLNRRLISNIYHVVEESVKIFYIEKLHVIKISFPRSVPQGHKFEKDMHSGQQYVQLLDVIV
- a CDS encoding CitMHS family transporter, translating into MLTTLGILMVVTFIILIMTKRVSTLVALITIPIIYALIGGFGSQISEMMMDGVTQVAPTAVMLTFAILYFGIMIDAGLFDPLVSFILKTVKGDPLKIVIGTAILIAFVALDGDGTSLIMIVVSAMLPLYRQLKMNPLILSGLIILGIGILNLVPWGGPTSRAVAALKVDMNQVFLPLIPVLLVGLLWFFFTAYVLGKKEQKRLGTIDLSQLDVIQSTPDEHAVALEKSLLKRPRLVWVNLIVTSILMVVLLTGMLPLPILFMIATTIALIFNYPRIKDQKTVISNHASNVLIVVSLIFAAGIFTGILSGTKMADAMATTFVSFVPDSLASYLTLAVAVLSGPFTFFLSNDAFYFGILPVLAKTGISYGIDPVEIARASLLGQPIHVLSPLLGAVYLLTGMVGVEFNDHLRFILKWACATSVVMILAALLFGVI